atCCTCTGCAACATGCAGGACATAAACATATCCATATGTTATGTGGAATTCAAGCGCAAGTTATTTCTCTTAAGTTTGGCGTAGAAGTATTACTTGGTAATTTAATAGTCAAACAATGCCCCATATCTTAATAGTAAATCCCTGCTTCCTCAATAAAGGAAAGCTGCTAATATGCAGGTGTCAAATATATCCACATCATAAGTCGTCTTTTACCAGTAGTTATTTTTTTCAGCCTCAGGAGTATTTGGTATCAGAGATCTTCTTCCACAAGAGGGTCTTGAGGTTGTTAAGGACAAGCGAATGGTGGACCTCCATCTGACTGGCGAGGCCGCTGAGTGTCACACAGGTGCGTAGCTGCTTCTCTAGGTCCACACGCAGATCTGAAGGAGAACCAAACAGCAGGTAGTCCTGTAGCAACCTGCACACCTTGGCCAGGTTAGGCTGCACCACCTCAGTGTTGCACTGCTTGACCAGCTTGTCGCAGGTGGCAGTGCAGTCCTTGCCATAGGTGCAGTCCGTGTTTGACTCGCAGTGGCGACCCTTCAGGAAGTTCCGTACTGCCACCTCAGATGCCACGTGACGCAGGTCTGCCATCTTACAATCATACTTCCCATTATAGCCCACCTGCCACGGACTCGCGTTACACATGAAGAAGCTGCCATAAGAGCCATGGAAGATCTCCTCTACAAACTCCAGGAGCCCGATTGTAATTCGAGCTCGCCGGGGCCAGGCTGGGGCTAGCCATTGGTTTATAGTAGTACTTAGGACTGTGGGAACCAGTGGCTGCAGGTAAGGAGGAATCTCCAActtgtagagggcactgtggcCCACCTGTTCTGTGACATACAGATCTCCGCAGAAGCCAAGCAGGTTTGGGGTGTGCTCCTTCTCTTGCAAAGCCATCATCAGAAGGAATTCATTGACTTGCAGCAGTGCCCACACAGACTTTGCCTCTGCCAGAGAGACCTTTCCATCCTGATTGACATCAGCTAGGTCCATGATATGACTTACCAAGGTTCCAAGTGAGGAATGGTCCCCGAGATTTCCCTGCAATATTGATGAAAAGATTGAGAAGTCAAACCTGTATTTACACTGTTAGCACTAAATTTGACCAAACTAAATAGCAGTCTTGCATCAGAAAGCAAAACCTTTGACTTTTAAATTACCGAAAATTTAGCATGTTTAACTTTGAATGATCAGGAATAAAATCAATGacatttgtttttacatttccTGTGGAAATGATAAGAGAGAGAACCTTGAGGAAATTTTGCAGCATTTCCCGAAACTCATCCATGGAGGTGCCCCTGCTTGGCTTGTTGAAGAGGGCCATCTCCTGTCGAAGCATGGAGTCTGGACTCCCATCCCGCCTCGAGCCATCTTCAAGTCCACACTTTATAACCACTGACTTCTCCTTCCAAACTCCATTGTACACCTGCAAGACAATATGATTCCAGCAAATGATGTTGCCACAGACTAAGAGAATAATGAAATTCTTGTCTCGTGCTTTTGTTGAAGTGATTTTCATGTTCGCTTAATTGCTGATTGGAAAGCAAACTGTAGATTTAACATCCTTGACTCATCAGGGTTAATGCAACAGATTTCCCATATGTGATGGTGTACAACTGAATTAAGCCATGAGGAGCCATGAGAGGCATGTCAAATTGTGCCAGGAGACATTATCTTTAGTGATATAAAACTAGTAGCTAGAGTTCCTGGTGTGGTAGGGGGCAAAGTCCCCTATCAGATAGGGACTAGAGTTCCTGGTGTGGTAGGGGGTAAAGTCCCCTATCAGATAGGGACTAGAGTTCCTTGTGTGGTAGGGGGTAAAGTCCCCTATCAGATAGGGACTAGAGTTCCCTATCAGATAG
This is a stretch of genomic DNA from Paramormyrops kingsleyae isolate MSU_618 chromosome 7, PKINGS_0.4, whole genome shotgun sequence. It encodes these proteins:
- the LOC111847066 gene encoding divergent protein kinase domain 1B-like isoform X1; translated protein: MSSLRRLVHLVLFCPLSKGVQGRLPVKVKYLFLAWLAILVGSWVVYMHYSTYSELCRGHICHAVICDHYKRGIISGSSCKPLCEKRTLKLQHCLSSSPTHQVYNGVWKEKSVVIKCGLEDGSRRDGSPDSMLRQEMALFNKPSRGTSMDEFREMLQNFLKGNLGDHSSLGTLVSHIMDLADVNQDGKVSLAEAKSVWALLQVNEFLLMMALQEKEHTPNLLGFCGDLYVTEQVGHSALYKLEIPPYLQPLVPTVLSTTINQWLAPAWPRRARITIGLLEFVEEIFHGSYGSFFMCNASPWQVGYNGKYDCKMADLRHVASEVAVRNFLKGRHCESNTDCTYGKDCTATCDKLVKQCNTEVVQPNLAKVCRLLQDYLLFGSPSDLRVDLEKQLRTCVTLSGLASQMEVHHSLVLNNLKTLLWKKISDTKYS
- the LOC111847066 gene encoding divergent protein kinase domain 1B-like isoform X2, producing MTGTWCDHYKRGIISGSSCKPLCEKRTLKLQHCLSSSPTHQVYNGVWKEKSVVIKCGLEDGSRRDGSPDSMLRQEMALFNKPSRGTSMDEFREMLQNFLKGNLGDHSSLGTLVSHIMDLADVNQDGKVSLAEAKSVWALLQVNEFLLMMALQEKEHTPNLLGFCGDLYVTEQVGHSALYKLEIPPYLQPLVPTVLSTTINQWLAPAWPRRARITIGLLEFVEEIFHGSYGSFFMCNASPWQVGYNGKYDCKMADLRHVASEVAVRNFLKGRHCESNTDCTYGKDCTATCDKLVKQCNTEVVQPNLAKVCRLLQDYLLFGSPSDLRVDLEKQLRTCVTLSGLASQMEVHHSLVLNNLKTLLWKKISDTKYS